A genomic stretch from candidate division WOR-3 bacterium includes:
- the rpsF gene encoding 30S ribosomal protein S6, with amino-acid sequence MNNYELTLIVNPNLSEKDGERLQEELVNLLKNHGAGKFYDIRTERRALAYPVRKHREGIYFFITFLGPADLPEKVRQDLMHREEILRLSFFRLPHPPAGTEPATQPGASAPSEAATPGEVSNE; translated from the coding sequence GTGAACAATTATGAACTAACATTAATCGTTAACCCCAACCTCTCGGAAAAAGATGGAGAGCGGCTTCAAGAGGAGCTGGTTAACCTCTTGAAAAACCACGGTGCCGGGAAGTTCTACGACATTCGCACCGAACGCCGCGCCCTCGCCTATCCGGTTCGTAAACACCGCGAAGGCATCTACTTCTTCATCACCTTTCTTGGTCCTGCCGACCTACCGGAAAAGGTTCGCCAGGACCTGATGCACCGCGAGGAGATTCTCCGGTTGTCATTTTTCCGTCTGCCCCATCCACCTGCCGGCACCGAACCAGCAACCCAGCCCGGCGCTTCGGCTCCATCCGAAGCTGCCACACCCGGTGAGGTGTCCAATGAATGA
- a CDS encoding prolyl oligopeptidase family serine peptidase, with protein MRKILPLVIVLCCPFFIQADEIPSIKDTIVIKEWLVCGPFSVGVREGITEAIEDVANLAPREGDTLRSSLIQGGVVNWHKVTADSSGWLKTDYQQVRWDTIADYYGIAGIMATGYAYAALNLPNRCRALVVPTKLGGFILNGKGYIGDVYANNWFKVPVTLDSGTNRIILRLSGFGDQRVRFLLVPVAEPIITITEDITICDLIADSGFVTWCGLPLLNTTTEPVDQVRVSMKIDTFVLTDTVLKNIPAQGVKKPALKLQLPPLPFDSAGYPMVISLHYQNWTRTDTITLRSRKITQAHKITFLSEIDSSCQYYAVLYPENYDPKKSYGLILSLHGAGVEASGLAECFKPKDWAFIVCPTNRRPYGFDWQDWGRLDALEVLQQAKKSFPIDPDRVVLTGHSMGGHGTWHIGLAHCDQFAAIAPAAGWPSLPLYVPTFLQKSNTFAEPAKLMVRDMAMRPDNVPAFLENARNLPVFILHGGDDDNVPALHGRNFALWLDALNYNYEYKEVPGQKHWWSYEDGTVCVDDTSLMRFLKQTRRNQGPRHIRFRTADIAQSNSCYWVKIDRVENVGYDACLEGFATDSVVKLFTANIKQLTLNFDQQLFFSGTIRLEIDGKTVLANLTLPRTIVVHKTRHGWKIGPIRTAKLHKTPELYGPAKQVMMKPFTIVYGTQNPEVADFLHHAANQEALRWFLIGNGNTEIVPDTAPIPLNRNLILLGGPEENRFTSRIAKQLPLTVRDGKLRSSLPGLQEESVAVVLSYPNPLNPEKLVLIRMGTDPQSTKLSFFWGVIGSGTAIPDFLVFDRRVRRYGWAGVRAAGFFDPDWKFDPKTTFIGK; from the coding sequence ATGAGAAAAATTTTACCCCTTGTTATTGTCCTGTGTTGCCCTTTTTTTATCCAGGCAGATGAAATCCCTTCAATAAAAGACACGATTGTGATTAAAGAATGGCTGGTCTGCGGTCCGTTCTCGGTTGGGGTGCGTGAAGGTATAACCGAAGCGATTGAAGATGTTGCTAACCTTGCGCCCCGGGAAGGTGACACCCTGCGCTCCAGTCTAATTCAGGGTGGAGTGGTAAACTGGCACAAAGTAACCGCCGACTCATCCGGCTGGCTAAAAACCGATTACCAGCAGGTGCGCTGGGACACAATCGCCGACTACTACGGCATTGCCGGCATAATGGCAACCGGCTACGCCTATGCCGCACTGAATCTACCCAATCGGTGCCGGGCTCTTGTTGTCCCGACCAAACTGGGCGGATTTATTTTGAATGGCAAAGGGTATATAGGTGATGTCTATGCCAACAACTGGTTCAAAGTACCGGTGACTCTTGACTCGGGCACAAATCGAATCATTTTGCGCCTTTCCGGTTTTGGGGACCAGCGGGTCCGATTCCTGTTGGTGCCCGTTGCCGAACCGATTATCACCATAACCGAAGATATTACCATCTGCGACCTCATCGCCGACTCCGGGTTTGTCACCTGGTGCGGACTGCCCCTCCTCAATACCACAACCGAACCAGTTGACCAAGTTCGGGTTTCGATGAAGATTGACACATTTGTTCTAACCGACACCGTCCTCAAAAACATCCCGGCACAGGGTGTAAAAAAGCCGGCGCTTAAACTGCAACTTCCCCCGCTCCCTTTTGACAGCGCGGGCTATCCAATGGTCATCTCCCTGCATTATCAGAACTGGACCCGCACCGACACCATAACCTTACGCTCCCGCAAAATCACCCAAGCCCACAAAATAACATTCCTTTCCGAGATTGACTCCTCGTGCCAGTACTATGCGGTTCTCTATCCGGAGAATTACGACCCGAAAAAAAGTTATGGGTTAATCCTTTCCCTGCATGGCGCCGGAGTTGAGGCGTCAGGCCTTGCCGAATGTTTCAAGCCCAAAGATTGGGCGTTTATTGTCTGTCCCACCAACCGCCGGCCTTACGGTTTTGACTGGCAGGACTGGGGCAGACTGGATGCGCTTGAGGTTTTACAGCAGGCGAAAAAAAGTTTCCCGATTGACCCGGACCGGGTGGTTTTGACGGGCCATTCTATGGGCGGACACGGCACCTGGCACATCGGACTTGCCCATTGTGACCAGTTTGCCGCGATTGCACCGGCTGCAGGCTGGCCCTCCTTACCCCTCTATGTACCAACCTTCCTGCAAAAGAGCAATACTTTTGCTGAACCGGCAAAACTGATGGTGCGTGATATGGCAATGCGACCCGACAATGTCCCGGCGTTTCTGGAAAACGCCCGGAACCTGCCGGTCTTTATCCTTCACGGTGGCGATGATGACAATGTACCCGCCCTGCACGGACGAAACTTTGCCCTCTGGCTCGATGCCCTTAACTACAACTACGAGTATAAAGAGGTACCTGGCCAGAAACACTGGTGGAGTTATGAGGATGGCACGGTCTGTGTTGACGACACCAGTTTGATGCGCTTCTTAAAGCAAACCCGCCGAAACCAAGGTCCCAGGCACATCAGATTCCGCACCGCGGACATCGCTCAGTCTAACTCCTGTTACTGGGTAAAAATCGACCGGGTCGAAAATGTTGGCTACGACGCCTGCCTTGAAGGGTTTGCCACCGACTCAGTGGTCAAACTTTTCACCGCAAACATCAAGCAGTTAACCCTCAACTTTGACCAGCAACTGTTTTTCTCCGGCACCATCCGGCTGGAGATTGACGGCAAAACTGTGCTCGCCAATCTAACTCTTCCCCGTACCATCGTCGTCCATAAAACCCGGCACGGCTGGAAAATAGGTCCAATTCGAACCGCAAAACTTCACAAAACCCCGGAACTTTACGGTCCGGCAAAACAGGTAATGATGAAGCCGTTTACCATCGTGTATGGCACACAGAATCCCGAAGTTGCTGACTTTTTGCATCACGCGGCAAATCAGGAGGCGCTGCGCTGGTTTTTAATTGGCAACGGCAACACCGAAATCGTCCCGGACACCGCACCCATCCCCTTGAACCGTAACCTGATTCTGTTGGGCGGACCAGAAGAAAACCGGTTCACCAGCCGCATTGCCAAGCAGTTGCCGCTAACCGTCAGGGATGGCAAACTGCGCTCTTCTCTACCCGGTCTGCAAGAAGAAAGTGTTGCGGTTGTTCTCTCCTATCCCAATCCGCTCAACCCGGAAAAACTTGTCCTTATCCGGATGGGCACTGACCCGCAATCAACCAAACTGTCCTTTTTCTGGGGTGTAATCGGTTCCGGCACCGCAATCCCTGACTTTTTGGTTTTCGACCGCCGGGTAAGAAGGTACGGCTGGGCAGGAGTTCGGGCTGCCGGCTTCTTTGACCCGGACTGGAAGTTTGACCCAAAGACCACATTTATCGGAAAATAG
- the ispE gene encoding 4-(cytidine 5'-diphospho)-2-C-methyl-D-erythritol kinase, with product MEQVTLLAPAKLNLGLWVGKKRSDGFHEIVTTMVPLEFGDTVQIKKNRSGLTLKITGIQLNITPEQNLAYRAANLFFRQIKIPPCCSIKIHKRIPPGSGLGGGSSDAAAVLLGLSALFDFPIAPKTLHRLASQLGSDVPFFLRGSACVARGRGERLRKIRLPLLNFMLLIPKFGINTAWAYQALDRQRRHLTPSPISPKILALKLRRNEPAGVAAQLYNSFEPVVCRRFPELKRAKALLLKKGACAASLSGSGSTVYGLFIGPDPMAVLKLTKRELASFSAIFTRSRPNCRNNWGVV from the coding sequence ATGGAACAGGTCACACTTTTAGCACCGGCGAAACTCAATCTTGGATTATGGGTTGGCAAGAAGCGAAGCGACGGGTTTCATGAGATTGTGACCACTATGGTACCGCTTGAATTCGGGGATACGGTGCAAATTAAAAAGAACCGCTCCGGACTCACATTGAAAATCACGGGCATCCAGTTAAACATCACGCCGGAACAGAACCTTGCATACAGGGCGGCAAACCTGTTTTTTCGGCAAATAAAAATCCCGCCCTGCTGTTCCATTAAAATCCACAAGCGCATCCCACCCGGTTCCGGCCTTGGTGGTGGTTCCAGCGATGCCGCTGCCGTACTACTCGGGCTGTCTGCGCTGTTTGATTTCCCCATCGCACCGAAAACCCTGCACCGCCTTGCTTCCCAGCTGGGCAGTGATGTCCCATTTTTTCTGCGCGGTTCCGCCTGTGTTGCCCGGGGCAGAGGCGAACGGCTACGAAAAATCCGCCTTCCCCTGTTGAACTTCATGCTCTTAATCCCCAAATTTGGCATCAATACCGCCTGGGCTTATCAGGCTCTTGACCGGCAACGGCGACATTTGACACCATCGCCGATTTCCCCTAAAATACTGGCGTTAAAGTTGAGGCGCAATGAACCGGCAGGGGTCGCAGCGCAACTTTACAACAGTTTTGAACCGGTAGTTTGCCGCCGGTTTCCAGAACTGAAACGGGCAAAAGCCCTGCTTTTAAAAAAAGGCGCCTGTGCGGCAAGCCTGTCCGGTTCCGGCAGTACGGTCTATGGCCTGTTTATAGGACCTGACCCGATGGCCGTGTTGAAGTTGACGAAACGAGAACTCGCTAGTTTCTCCGCAATTTTCACCCGGTCAAGACCGAATTGCCGCAACAATTGGGGTGTTGTCTAA
- the rplM gene encoding 50S ribosomal protein L13, translated as MKTSIAKKSEIKGEWYLIDANKQVLGRLATRIARLLMGKHRPNYTPHIDAGDHVVVINAGGIRLTGNKTEQKMYYRHSTLPGKLKVRTYRQVVERFPTRPLQLAVRRMLPKNRLQAKRIRRLHIYVGAEHPHQAQKLIPVTIE; from the coding sequence ATGAAAACTTCGATAGCAAAAAAGTCGGAAATAAAAGGCGAATGGTATCTGATTGATGCCAACAAGCAGGTTCTGGGCCGGCTGGCAACCCGCATCGCCCGCCTGCTTATGGGCAAACACCGCCCGAACTACACCCCGCATATCGATGCTGGAGACCATGTGGTGGTAATCAACGCCGGCGGTATTCGGTTAACCGGTAATAAAACAGAGCAGAAGATGTACTACCGACACTCCACCCTGCCGGGAAAACTGAAGGTGCGAACCTACCGGCAGGTGGTTGAACGATTTCCCACCCGTCCTCTGCAACTGGCGGTGCGCCGCATGCTACCGAAAAACCGCCTTCAGGCAAAACGGATTCGCCGTCTCCACATCTATGTCGGTGCTGAGCATCCTCACCAGGCACAGAAACTTATACCGGTAACCATAGAATAA
- a CDS encoding ribose-phosphate pyrophosphokinase, which produces MAEELKLFSGRANRPLAEKISRHLDIPLGAAEITNFADGEIRITINENVRGKDVFVLQPTPPPGDNILELLLMVDALKRASARRITAVIPYYGYARQDRKDKPRVPLSAKLIANLLTRAGIDRLLTMDLHADQIQGYFDIPVDHLFSTPVLVKHFASRTENLVVVAPDTGRANRARGFAERLGDKIPIAIIDKRRAAPNQSEALRVVGDVDGMDALIFDDMIDTGGTLLRAAAALLNAGARSVSATATHGIFSRNAVQLIGESPLTEVVITDTIYQPPEKNHPKIKVLSVSALLAEAILRIHREESVSSLFI; this is translated from the coding sequence ATGGCAGAAGAGTTGAAACTGTTTTCGGGACGGGCAAACCGGCCCCTGGCAGAAAAGATTTCCCGGCATCTTGATATTCCTCTCGGTGCCGCTGAGATAACTAACTTTGCCGATGGTGAAATCCGTATCACCATCAATGAGAATGTTCGAGGTAAAGATGTGTTTGTTCTTCAACCGACCCCGCCGCCTGGAGACAACATCCTCGAACTACTTCTGATGGTTGACGCCCTGAAGCGCGCCTCAGCCCGCCGTATCACCGCGGTTATCCCTTATTACGGTTATGCCCGACAGGACCGAAAAGACAAACCCCGGGTTCCGCTTTCGGCAAAACTGATTGCCAATCTGTTAACCCGTGCCGGTATCGACCGGCTGTTGACGATGGATCTGCACGCCGACCAGATTCAGGGGTATTTTGACATCCCGGTAGACCATCTCTTTTCCACGCCCGTTTTGGTTAAACATTTTGCCTCCCGGACCGAAAATCTTGTTGTGGTTGCGCCCGACACCGGTCGGGCAAATCGGGCAAGAGGCTTTGCCGAACGCCTGGGAGACAAGATTCCCATCGCCATCATCGACAAACGCCGCGCCGCTCCGAACCAGAGCGAGGCGCTGCGGGTGGTCGGTGATGTTGACGGAATGGATGCGCTCATCTTTGACGATATGATTGACACCGGTGGCACTTTACTCCGCGCTGCTGCGGCGCTGCTCAACGCTGGCGCCCGTTCGGTCAGTGCCACCGCAACCCATGGTATCTTTTCCCGTAATGCGGTACAACTTATCGGTGAATCACCACTTACCGAGGTGGTGATAACCGACACCATTTACCAACCGCCGGAAAAGAACCATCCCAAAATCAAGGTGCTTTCCGTTTCCGCGTTACTGGCGGAAGCAATTTTAAGAATTCACCGCGAGGAGTCGGTAAGTTCACTTTTTATATAA
- a CDS encoding aminoacyl-tRNA hydrolase, with protein MTIFGLGNPGTRYAQTRHNIGFMTLDTLARRLGVKFHHQPGRFLSRARCGESELILVKPLLYMNESGVVVKEQLTTQPDEFLVVVDDLALPFGMLRLRPKGSDGGHKGLASIIYHLNRNDFPRLRIGIGAPQGMDAVQYVLSPFTPEETKLLPEILERAANACISVVTDGLQKAMNRINAPAPCELTRQTSSTEGL; from the coding sequence ATGACCATCTTCGGCCTGGGGAACCCGGGAACGCGTTACGCCCAGACGCGGCACAACATCGGGTTTATGACCCTTGATACGCTTGCCCGACGTCTGGGTGTAAAGTTCCATCACCAACCAGGCAGGTTCCTGTCACGTGCCCGCTGTGGTGAAAGCGAACTAATCTTGGTCAAACCACTCCTCTATATGAACGAATCGGGTGTCGTGGTCAAGGAACAACTAACAACCCAGCCCGATGAATTCCTTGTGGTCGTCGATGACCTTGCCCTGCCCTTTGGCATGCTCCGGCTGCGGCCCAAAGGTTCGGATGGTGGCCACAAAGGCCTTGCCTCAATAATCTATCACCTGAACCGAAACGACTTTCCCCGTCTGCGCATCGGCATCGGTGCCCCGCAGGGAATGGATGCGGTACAATATGTCCTTTCGCCCTTTACTCCGGAGGAAACAAAACTCCTGCCCGAAATCCTCGAACGTGCCGCTAACGCCTGCATCTCCGTGGTTACCGATGGCTTACAAAAGGCGATGAATCGAATTAACGCCCCTGCCCCGTGTGAACTAACCCGGCAAACATCTTCTACCGAGGGATTATGA
- the ychF gene encoding redox-regulated ATPase YchF, producing MKVGIVGLPNVGKTSLFNILTGAHARVDLFPFTTIEKNVGVVTVPDERLETLARIIKPRKVTPAHIDFVDIAGLVKGASQGEGLGNKFLAHIRESHLILHLVRNFTAPDITHIFDTVDPERDVAVVESELALADLAIVERRLASARKEPATPERDTLISALEKLSAALSQGFDAPPLTAEERQVVKEFNLFILKPVVYCINCSDEQPADPNKFPRLATRTNLLFSAALEQEIAELPEPDKRELRSSLNLAPEGPAGIVRQCFAALNLIRFYTVKGEESRAWSAPRGTTALEAAYMIHTDIGKGFIKAEVVSYQDLVAAGGFKTAHEAGKVKIEGKNYQIQDGDVLLIRFK from the coding sequence ATGAAGGTCGGAATTGTCGGCTTACCCAATGTCGGTAAAACTTCGCTATTTAACATCCTGACCGGTGCCCATGCCCGCGTTGACCTGTTTCCCTTCACCACGATTGAAAAGAATGTCGGAGTCGTAACCGTCCCGGATGAAAGGCTGGAAACGCTTGCCCGGATAATAAAACCCCGGAAAGTCACACCGGCGCACATCGACTTTGTTGACATCGCCGGATTGGTAAAAGGTGCCAGTCAGGGTGAAGGACTGGGCAACAAATTTCTTGCCCACATCCGGGAGTCGCATCTCATCCTCCACCTCGTGCGCAATTTCACCGCCCCTGACATCACCCATATCTTTGACACCGTGGACCCGGAACGGGATGTGGCGGTTGTGGAAAGCGAACTGGCGCTCGCCGACCTCGCAATTGTCGAACGCCGCCTTGCCAGCGCCCGCAAAGAGCCGGCAACACCGGAAAGAGACACCCTCATTTCAGCACTCGAGAAATTAAGCGCGGCACTCAGCCAGGGTTTTGACGCACCGCCGCTCACCGCCGAGGAAAGACAGGTGGTAAAAGAGTTCAACCTGTTTATCCTCAAACCGGTTGTCTACTGTATCAACTGCAGCGATGAACAGCCTGCCGACCCCAATAAATTCCCCCGGCTTGCCACTCGCACCAACCTGCTCTTCTCTGCTGCCCTGGAACAGGAGATTGCCGAACTTCCAGAACCAGACAAACGCGAGTTGCGTTCCAGTCTCAACCTTGCGCCCGAAGGACCAGCGGGCATCGTCCGTCAATGTTTCGCAGCATTGAACCTCATCCGTTTCTACACGGTCAAAGGCGAAGAGTCACGTGCTTGGTCTGCGCCCCGTGGTACCACTGCGCTTGAAGCCGCCTATATGATTCACACCGACATTGGCAAGGGTTTTATCAAAGCGGAGGTCGTATCCTATCAGGACCTTGTTGCCGCGGGTGGTTTCAAAACAGCCCATGAGGCAGGTAAGGTGAAAATTGAAGGAAAAAATTATCAAATACAGGACGGCGATGTCCTGTTAATCAGATTTAAATAA
- the rpsI gene encoding 30S ribosomal protein S9, which translates to MNQVYFATGSRKTAVAKVRLIPGTTESTVNGKPFETYFGRNDLVRVAFAPLEITGTRGTFGIKCTVEGGGLSAQAGAVALGAARALLTYNPELRAQLKAAALLKRDPREKERMKYGLAKRRKRFQWTKR; encoded by the coding sequence ATGAACCAAGTATACTTTGCAACTGGCTCGCGCAAAACCGCCGTCGCCAAAGTCCGGCTTATCCCGGGCACCACGGAAAGCACGGTCAATGGCAAACCGTTTGAAACCTACTTTGGCCGCAACGACTTGGTGCGCGTGGCTTTCGCGCCCCTTGAGATAACCGGCACTCGTGGTACATTTGGAATCAAATGTACCGTAGAAGGCGGCGGATTATCCGCTCAGGCTGGAGCGGTAGCGCTGGGTGCGGCACGGGCATTGTTGACCTACAACCCGGAACTGCGCGCCCAGCTTAAGGCGGCAGCGCTGCTAAAGCGCGACCCGCGAGAAAAAGAAAGAATGAAGTATGGATTGGCAAAAAGAAGGAAGCGGTTCCAGTGGACCAAACGTTAA
- a CDS encoding 50S ribosomal protein L25 — protein sequence MAQIKAKIRLETGKSKVRKMRRAGQLPAVMYGHGDPSTLLTLSAHEFQQVLRDLKGRTPIVDLEIDGQGVVRCVIKTIQRNPINNTFLHIDFQKVHADEKITMNVPVLLHGTAIGVKQGGMLELLLHEIPVRATIDKIPEHIDIDITNLKMGHSIHISDLKYEGIEFLLPAESAIVTILTPRKLAAAIETPAPTEAVAEPEVIKEKKKEEGEEEATPEKGKAGEEKKEKKEEKKKEK from the coding sequence ATGGCACAAATCAAGGCAAAAATCAGACTTGAAACTGGAAAATCAAAAGTGCGCAAAATGCGCCGGGCAGGACAGCTGCCCGCAGTAATGTATGGCCACGGCGACCCGTCAACGCTTCTGACCCTGTCCGCCCACGAATTTCAGCAGGTACTCCGCGATTTGAAAGGACGTACGCCGATTGTTGACCTCGAAATTGACGGTCAGGGTGTTGTCCGCTGTGTCATCAAAACGATTCAGCGCAACCCGATCAACAACACCTTCCTCCACATCGACTTCCAGAAGGTTCACGCCGATGAGAAGATTACGATGAATGTACCGGTTCTGCTCCACGGCACCGCCATTGGTGTAAAACAGGGTGGGATGCTCGAACTCCTGCTCCACGAAATCCCGGTGCGGGCAACTATTGATAAAATCCCCGAGCATATTGACATCGACATCACCAACCTGAAAATGGGACACTCAATCCACATCTCCGACCTGAAGTACGAAGGAATTGAATTTCTCCTGCCGGCTGAATCGGCAATCGTCACCATCCTTACACCTCGTAAACTTGCCGCGGCAATTGAAACCCCGGCGCCCACTGAAGCCGTGGCGGAACCCGAAGTGATTAAGGAAAAGAAGAAAGAGGAAGGTGAAGAAGAGGCGACCCCAGAGAAAGGTAAGGCGGGTGAGGAAAAGAAGGAGAAAAAAGAGGAAAAGAAGAAGGAAAAGTAA
- a CDS encoding single-stranded DNA-binding protein, with product MNEQSRNSSGNLRLGYLNTVIIMGRLTADADLRYTPKGTPVCSFRIAVNRRFKENDENWKDETYFFSVTIWAKLAERLSERLKKGTAVLINGELRSRSWETPTGEKRSEVNIYGRNVQILDRSAAPGPEETDIDAIPPVDEEPDIPKDQLDDIPF from the coding sequence ATGAATGAACAATCCCGTAACAGTTCAGGCAATCTGCGGCTCGGCTATCTCAACACCGTGATTATTATGGGAAGACTCACCGCTGATGCCGACCTCCGCTACACGCCCAAGGGCACGCCGGTCTGTTCCTTTCGCATTGCGGTCAACCGCCGCTTCAAAGAGAACGACGAAAACTGGAAAGACGAAACTTACTTCTTCAGTGTTACTATCTGGGCAAAACTGGCAGAGCGCCTTAGTGAACGGCTCAAAAAGGGAACCGCGGTATTGATCAATGGTGAGTTACGCAGCCGCAGCTGGGAAACCCCAACCGGTGAAAAACGGAGTGAGGTCAACATCTACGGACGCAATGTGCAGATTCTCGACCGCAGTGCCGCACCCGGTCCCGAGGAAACAGATATCGACGCCATTCCACCCGTTGATGAAGAACCCGACATCCCGAAAGACCAGCTCGATGACATCCCCTTCTGA